Proteins found in one Epinephelus fuscoguttatus linkage group LG4, E.fuscoguttatus.final_Chr_v1 genomic segment:
- the etfbkmt gene encoding electron transfer flavoprotein beta subunit lysine methyltransferase: protein MFMIMSGRLTPQTRHFKAFIKAFRQTNRPRSVSVSCQSDEYIRRFISENTEVVGEQSLTPEVKLRLFTPKCRFWRERPELWPFDDPYWAIYWPGGQALSRFLLDNPAVCRGKTVLDLGSGCGASAIAAKLSGAAHVVANDIDTVAAVATRMNCEVNGLEPPVCLTDNMIGSPLEGFDLILLGDMFYDEALATSLHSWLDLCIKTHGTRVLIGDPGRAQFEEHGIRRLLLQLAQFELPESVREENYGLTCSSVWCYRPEL, encoded by the exons aTGTTTATGATCATGTCGGGACGTTTAACGCCTCAGACCCGtcattttaaagcttttattaaAGCGTTTCGACAGACGAACAGACCTAGAAGTGTctcagtcagctgtcagtctgaTGAGTATATCCGCAGGTTCATTTCAGAGAACACAGAGGTCGTTGGAGAGCAGAGCCTGACCCCAGAGGTCAAACTCAGACTGTTCACCCCGAAGTGCAGGTTCTGGAGAGAGAGACCAGAGCTGTGGCCCTTTGATGACCCGTACTGGGCCATATACTGGCCAGGAGGACAAGCACTCTCGAG GTTTCTTCTGGATAACCCTGCAGTGTGTCGGGGTAAGACAGTCCTGGATCTGGGGAGCGGCTGTGGAGCCTCAGCCATCGCTGCAAAGCTGTCTGGTGCTGCTCATGTAGTAGCTAATGACATAGACACTG TTGCAGCCGTTGCTACGCGCATGAACTGCGAGGTGAACGGCCTGGAGCCGCCTGTTTGTCTGACTGATAACATGATCGGTTCACCACTCGAGGGCTTTGACCTGATCCTCCTGGGTGACATGTTCTATGACGAGGCCCTTGCCACCAGCCTTCACAGCTGGCTGGACCTCTGCATCAAAACTCACGGCACCAGAGTCCTGATTGGAGATCCGGGGAGAGCCCAGTTTGAGGAACACGGCATCCGACGACTCCTGCTTCAGCTGGCTCAGTTTGAGCTGCCCGAGTCTGTCAGAGAGGAGAACTACGGTCTGACCTGCAGCAGTGTTTGGTGCTACCGTCCTGAACTCTGA